The following are from one region of the Paenibacillus sabinae T27 genome:
- the cysK gene encoding cysteine synthase A produces MSKVVNNVTELIGGTPLVRLNRIVPEGAAEIYVKLEYQNPGSSVKDRIAVSIVEEAEKEGRLKPGDTILEATSGNTGIGLAMVAAAKGYKAIIVMPETMSLERRNLLRAYGAELVLTPGSEGMNGAVKKAEAILAENPNYFVAEQFKNPANVKIHRETTGPEIVEAIDSIGGSLDAFIAGIGTGGTITGAGEVLKAKYPDIKVYAVEPAASPILAGGKPGPHKIQGIGANFIPDILNQNVYDEIIHVENDEAFDTARRVAKEEGILSGISSGAAIFAAIKVAKELGAGKRVVAIVPSNGERYLSTPLYNYEA; encoded by the coding sequence ATGTCTAAAGTGGTCAACAATGTAACGGAGCTTATCGGAGGAACCCCGCTTGTACGCTTGAACCGTATCGTACCGGAGGGCGCGGCGGAAATTTACGTGAAGCTTGAATACCAGAATCCGGGTTCCAGCGTTAAGGACCGGATCGCCGTCAGCATTGTAGAGGAAGCCGAGAAGGAAGGCCGCCTCAAACCGGGCGATACGATTCTCGAAGCGACCAGCGGCAACACCGGTATCGGTCTGGCCATGGTAGCGGCAGCCAAAGGTTACAAAGCCATTATCGTTATGCCTGAAACGATGAGCTTGGAGCGTCGCAACCTGCTGCGCGCTTACGGCGCGGAACTCGTGCTGACACCGGGATCGGAAGGCATGAACGGCGCGGTTAAGAAAGCCGAAGCCATCCTGGCCGAGAATCCTAACTATTTTGTTGCCGAGCAGTTCAAGAATCCGGCCAACGTGAAGATTCACCGCGAAACGACTGGACCGGAAATCGTAGAAGCAATCGATTCGATCGGCGGATCGCTGGACGCTTTTATTGCGGGTATCGGTACAGGCGGAACGATCACCGGCGCCGGCGAAGTACTGAAAGCGAAATATCCGGATATCAAGGTTTACGCTGTAGAGCCTGCGGCTTCGCCAATTCTGGCGGGCGGTAAACCGGGACCTCACAAAATCCAAGGTATCGGAGCCAACTTCATTCCGGACATTCTGAACCAAAATGTTTATGATGAAATCATTCATGTTGAAAATGACGAAGCTTTTGATACAGCGCGCCGCGTAGCGAAGGAAGAAGGCATTCTGTCCGGTATTTCTTCGGGAGCCGCCATCTTCGCAGCGATCAAAGTCGCTAAAGAACTGGGCGCCGGCAAACGCGTTGTTGCCATCGTTCCAAGTAATGGCGAACGTTACCTCAGCACGCCGCTGTACAACTACGAAGCTTAA